The DNA sequence TAGACGGCCGTCGTCGACGTCTGGTAGATCGGCAGGCCGTAGATCTCGCCGTCGATGGTGCCGCCGGCGAGCGCGCCCTCGAAGTATTTCGACCTGTCGTCGACGGCGGCGCCGATCGGCTTGAGGCCGCGGGTCGAGTGGAAGTTCGCCGTCAGGTCGGGGGTCAGCAGGACGAGGTCGGGGCCCTTGCCGGCGGCGATCGCCGTACCGATCTTCTCCTCGCGGTTGTCCCACGGGAGCAGTTCGATGGTCAGGTTGGTGTCCGGGTTCTCGGCCTCGAAGTCGGCCTCGAAGTCGGCCCAGAACTTCTGGCTCGCGTCCTGGTCGGGAATGACCGGATACATCCACAGGGTCACATCCGATCCGCCGTCGCCGGATCCTCCGGAACCGCAGCCGGTGAGTGCGAGCGCGGCGGTGGCGGCGAGCGCCACGGCCGTCAGGAAACGGGATCTCACTTGGTCCTCCTCGTGCAATGGCGTGGTGCGTCCTCGCAGCCACTGCGGGCCGGTGGTGCGGTACGGGGCGACCGCGTGCGGTGCCCCGTCGGCGTCACGCGAACCACCCGTGACGGTGCTCGTCGACGAAGTCGTCGTCCGACAGCCACGGGTAGCGCCGGAACGCGTCGTCGATCGCCTCGGCCTGCCCTGGGGAGAGCACCTCGCGATCGCTCAGGCAGCGGATGCTCGGCAGCAGTCCCTGGCGCCAGAGCACGTAGTTGACGCCGGCGATGCAGCCGCGGAAGGCGTTCGCGGCGTCGAAGACGGCGGCGTTGGCGACCGTGAGTTGCGGTGCCCGCCGGCTCAGCAGGTCGGCCTTCGCGGCGTCGCCGGCCCGGACGGCCCGGACCAGCTCCATCAGCCGTACGGCGGCGTTGGTGCCGACCGCCCACTGCCCGAGCAGCCCGCCGTCGATCCAGCGGTCACCGCCCGGGGTTTCGAACGGGGTGGTCAGGTCGTGGACGATGTTGTCGTCGTTGCCGGTGTAGAGGGCGATCCGCTCGGCCCGTCCGGACTCCAGGACGGCGGAGACGACGTCGAGGGTGCGGTAGCGGTCGAACGGTGCGATCTTGATCGCGACGACCCCCTCGATCTCGGCGAACCCGCGCCAGAACTCGGCCGAGAGCCGCCGGCCGCCGACGGCTTCCTGCAGGTAGAAGCCGATGACGGGCAGGATCTCGGCGACGGCACGGGCCCGGTCGAGCATCCCCGGCTCGTCCATCGCGCCGCCCATCGGGGGGCAGAGCAGGACCGCGTCGTACCCGAGGCGTTCGGCCAGCCGGGCCTCGGCGACCGCCTGGCC is a window from the Polymorphospora rubra genome containing:
- a CDS encoding dihydrodipicolinate synthase family protein, translated to MSAAPRDRIAPARMLATLRTGLVVPAMPLALDDDRRFDERYQAALANYYAAAGAGGIAVAVHTTQFEIRDPATRLLEPVLEVVADTLARAGSDLIRIAGVAGPTGQAVAEARLAERLGYDAVLLCPPMGGAMDEPGMLDRARAVAEILPVIGFYLQEAVGGRRLSAEFWRGFAEIEGVVAIKIAPFDRYRTLDVVSAVLESGRAERIALYTGNDDNIVHDLTTPFETPGGDRWIDGGLLGQWAVGTNAAVRLMELVRAVRAGDAAKADLLSRRAPQLTVANAAVFDAANAFRGCIAGVNYVLWRQGLLPSIRCLSDREVLSPGQAEAIDDAFRRYPWLSDDDFVDEHRHGWFA